A genomic segment from Necator americanus strain Aroian chromosome III, whole genome shotgun sequence encodes:
- a CDS encoding hypothetical protein (NECATOR_CHRIII.G10865.T1) has protein sequence MSAVKQRLSSDACPLDVLAMKQRTMLCQNDWKESLSFSSHSTMSSLPLISFQQYVQSWSGKQIARWIEGLGDAMNPYLGTIRDNIRCGKHLHLIDDEMLANIGITALGPRKTILQAVHLLLYFCTEAPSENLQSLLIKVVIACKAVAFELGKAIRCKDEKPLTRNHVVAVLNSISLSMSVLVEHVKKLVFWLDRSPFDELVQYIELRNRISVSIWELVRNVNVQPKFLFGIASELIQKTNDLRDLCENVIRNNDDPAILYTTYIERALLRRHDVSTNWGINLQSSFRGVHVISEVKVGSPADLCCRIDAGDEIMLINGKAVVGWDLTRVAHRLGSSTDTELRLVLNKRPRHSLPLPLKNTVKPTRPLAKMIPGSQASDTADRGKRIFKEIAYPLNRRRSSTFVSELLNLVDNKGGRLRTTRRSSICGGSPRRELYFEEEERPYVNWDLFDLIGHPASESHEGTIAIPQIVRRARTMRHQPDGYVRSFIDNKLVHEIEDDIITEQLPFNVKCPTEFAEVSIVGPAELSHLNVEEPRCSDPEWSAPYKEASLQRFRALAGDSNLSGFLLDSPRCTTSSTGDDPWVLPSPASVCSIPSITSPNTFRLAPSGDWHNDDTPSSPSTPDIRTSEKAFEGWVRRRKTAKELFAKEVTNKWPKCWMCLRGPFLSIYPNQFTRRADMIINIAKCSVSDETELKTSKKFVFRLSRPPVEHHFSCYSQTDMRTLLEFTKTQSWSNVSRCATFW, from the exons ATGTCCGCAGTAAAGCAGCGCCTCAGTTCAGATGCTTGTCCTCTGGATGTACTTGCGATGAAGCAGAGGACGATGCTTTGCCAGAATGATTGGAAGGAGTCACTCTCGTTCTCTTCTCATTCTACGATGTCTAGCCTTCCTCTCATATCTTTCCAGCAGTATGTGCAATCTTGGAGTGGGAAGCAGATTGCCCGATGGATCGAAG GTTTAGGAGATGCCATGAATCCATACCTTGGAACAATTCGTGACAACATACGTTGTGGGAAGCACCTACATCTCATTGATGACGAAATGTTAGCCAATATTGGAATCACAGCTCTTGGTCCACGAAAAACCATATTGCAAGCAGTGCATCTGCTACTCTACTTT TGCACGGAAGCGCCttcagaaaatttgcaaagccTCTTAATTAAAGTAGTCATTGCTTGTAAAGCGGTAGCTTTCGAATTAGGGAAGGCCATACGTTGCAAAGACGAGAAG cCTTTAACAAGAAACCATGTTGTAGCGGTTCTGAACAGTATTTCTCTGTCCATGTCTGTTCTTGTAGAGCACGTAAAGAAGTTGGTCTTCTGGTTGGATAG AAGTCCCTTCGATGAACTCGTGCAGTACATCGAATTGCGGAATCGTATTTCTGTGTCTATTTGGGAACTTGTGCGGAATGTTAACGTTCAACCGAAATTCCTATTTGGAATAGCCTCGGAGTTAATTCAG AAGACCAACGATCTGAGGGACTTGTGTGAAAACGTCATCCGAAACAATGATGATCCTGCAATTCTGTACACCACATACATTGAGCGCGCTTTACTTCGTAGGCATGACGTCAGCACCAACTGG GGCATAAATTTGCAATCATCTTTTCGAGGAGTGCACGTCATTAGCGAAGTGAAGGTTGGATCTCCGGCTGATCTTTGTTGTCGAATTGATGCGGGAGATGAGATTATGCTCATAAATGGAAAAGCG gtGGTTGGATGGGACCTGACTCGGGTAGCCCATCGCCTTGGCTCCTCCACCGACACTGAGCTTCGCTTAGTTCTCAACAAAAGGCCGCGCCATTCACTTCCACTCCCTTTGAAGAACACTGTGAAACCAACGCGTCCACTGGCTAAAATGATACCTGGAAGCCAGGCATCGGATACCGCTGACAGAGGAAAACGCATATTTAAG GAAATTGCATATCCATTGAACCGCCGGCGATCTTCGACATTTGTGTCAGAGTTACTGAACCTCGTAGACAACAAAGG AGGAAGACTACGAACCACCAGACGTTCATCAATATGTGGAGGTAGTCCTCGAAGGGAGctatattttgaagaagaagaacggcCCTATGTGAATTGGGATCTGTTTGATTTAATCGG GCATCCGGCTTCCGAAAGCCATGAAGGCACGATTGCAATTCCACAAATAGTTCGTCGTGCGCGGACCATGCGTCATCAGCCTGATGGATATGTTAGATCTTTCATAGATAACAAGCTCGTACACGAGATAGAGGATGACATTATCACGGAGCAACTGCCATTTAATGTTAAAT GTCCAACAGAATTCGCAGAAGTCTCGATTGTGGGTCCCGCAGAATTGAGCCACTTGAATGTAGAAGAGCCCAGGTGTTCCGATCCGGAATGGAGTGCTCCTTACAAGGAAGCCTCGCTTCAAAGATTCCGCGCACTCGCAGGCGACTCAAATCTTTCGGGATTCCTCTTGGATTCCCCTAG ATGCACTACTTCTTCAACCGGAGATGATCCTTGGGTGCTGCCGAGTCCAGCGTCCGTCTGCTCTATTCCTTCTATTACTAGCCCGAATACGTTTCGACTTGCACCCTCGGGAGATTGGCATAATGATGATACACCATCATCTCCTAGCACTCCCGATATAAGAACATCAGAAAAAGCATTTGAAGGTTGGGTTAGGCGGAG aaaaaccgCAAAAGAACTGTTTGCGAAGGAAGTTACTAATAAATGGCCAAAGTGTTGGATGTGTCTACGAGGGCCGTTCCTTAGTATCTACCCTAATCAATTT ACTCGCCGAGCAGACATGATCATCAATATTGCAAAATGCAGTGTTTCCGATGAAACCGAACTCAAAACCTCAAAGAAATT TGTTTTTCGTTTGTCGAGACCACCTGTGGAGCACCACTTTTCTTGTTATAGTCAGACCGACATGAGAAC TTTACTTGAATTCACGAAGACGCAGTCTTGGTCTAACGTTTCGCGATGCGCTACATTCTGGTGA
- a CDS encoding hypothetical protein (NECATOR_CHRIII.G10865.T2), whose protein sequence is MVLKFCLETHNNIRKNSSDACPLDVLAMKQRTMLCQNDWKESLSFSSHSTMSSLPLISFQQYVQSWSGKQIARWIEGLGDAMNPYLGTIRDNIRCGKHLHLIDDEMLANIGITALGPRKTILQAVHLLLYFCTEAPSENLQSLLIKVVIACKAVAFELGKAIRCKDEKPLTRNHVVAVLNSISLSMSVLVEHVKKLVFWLDRSPFDELVQYIELRNRISVSIWELVRNVNVQPKFLFGIASELIQKTNDLRDLCENVIRNNDDPAILYTTYIERALLRRHDVSTNWGINLQSSFRGVHVISEVKVGSPADLCCRIDAGDEIMLINGKAVVGWDLTRVAHRLGSSTDTELRLVLNKRPRHSLPLPLKNTVKPTRPLAKMIPGSQASDTADRGKRIFKEIAYPLNRRRSSTFVSELLNLVDNKGGRLRTTRRSSICGGSPRRELYFEEEERPYVNWDLFDLIGHPASESHEGTIAIPQIVRRARTMRHQPDGYVRSFIDNKLVHEIEDDIITEQLPFNVKCPTEFAEVSIVGPAELSHLNVEEPRCSDPEWSAPYKEASLQRFRALAGDSNLSGFLLDSPRCTTSSTGDDPWVLPSPASVCSIPSITSPNTFRLAPSGDWHNDDTPSSPSTPDIRTSEKAFEGWVRRRKTAKELFAKEVTNKWPKCWMCLRGPFLSIYPNQFTRRADMIINIAKCSVSDETELKTSKKFVFRLSRPPVEHHFSCYSQTDMRT, encoded by the exons ATGGTCCTGAAGTTTTGTTTGG AAACGCACaataatattagaaaaaattcctcAG ATGCTTGTCCTCTGGATGTACTTGCGATGAAGCAGAGGACGATGCTTTGCCAGAATGATTGGAAGGAGTCACTCTCGTTCTCTTCTCATTCTACGATGTCTAGCCTTCCTCTCATATCTTTCCAGCAGTATGTGCAATCTTGGAGTGGGAAGCAGATTGCCCGATGGATCGAAG GTTTAGGAGATGCCATGAATCCATACCTTGGAACAATTCGTGACAACATACGTTGTGGGAAGCACCTACATCTCATTGATGACGAAATGTTAGCCAATATTGGAATCACAGCTCTTGGTCCACGAAAAACCATATTGCAAGCAGTGCATCTGCTACTCTACTTT TGCACGGAAGCGCCttcagaaaatttgcaaagccTCTTAATTAAAGTAGTCATTGCTTGTAAAGCGGTAGCTTTCGAATTAGGGAAGGCCATACGTTGCAAAGACGAGAAG cCTTTAACAAGAAACCATGTTGTAGCGGTTCTGAACAGTATTTCTCTGTCCATGTCTGTTCTTGTAGAGCACGTAAAGAAGTTGGTCTTCTGGTTGGATAG AAGTCCCTTCGATGAACTCGTGCAGTACATCGAATTGCGGAATCGTATTTCTGTGTCTATTTGGGAACTTGTGCGGAATGTTAACGTTCAACCGAAATTCCTATTTGGAATAGCCTCGGAGTTAATTCAG AAGACCAACGATCTGAGGGACTTGTGTGAAAACGTCATCCGAAACAATGATGATCCTGCAATTCTGTACACCACATACATTGAGCGCGCTTTACTTCGTAGGCATGACGTCAGCACCAACTGG GGCATAAATTTGCAATCATCTTTTCGAGGAGTGCACGTCATTAGCGAAGTGAAGGTTGGATCTCCGGCTGATCTTTGTTGTCGAATTGATGCGGGAGATGAGATTATGCTCATAAATGGAAAAGCG gtGGTTGGATGGGACCTGACTCGGGTAGCCCATCGCCTTGGCTCCTCCACCGACACTGAGCTTCGCTTAGTTCTCAACAAAAGGCCGCGCCATTCACTTCCACTCCCTTTGAAGAACACTGTGAAACCAACGCGTCCACTGGCTAAAATGATACCTGGAAGCCAGGCATCGGATACCGCTGACAGAGGAAAACGCATATTTAAG GAAATTGCATATCCATTGAACCGCCGGCGATCTTCGACATTTGTGTCAGAGTTACTGAACCTCGTAGACAACAAAGG AGGAAGACTACGAACCACCAGACGTTCATCAATATGTGGAGGTAGTCCTCGAAGGGAGctatattttgaagaagaagaacggcCCTATGTGAATTGGGATCTGTTTGATTTAATCGG GCATCCGGCTTCCGAAAGCCATGAAGGCACGATTGCAATTCCACAAATAGTTCGTCGTGCGCGGACCATGCGTCATCAGCCTGATGGATATGTTAGATCTTTCATAGATAACAAGCTCGTACACGAGATAGAGGATGACATTATCACGGAGCAACTGCCATTTAATGTTAAAT GTCCAACAGAATTCGCAGAAGTCTCGATTGTGGGTCCCGCAGAATTGAGCCACTTGAATGTAGAAGAGCCCAGGTGTTCCGATCCGGAATGGAGTGCTCCTTACAAGGAAGCCTCGCTTCAAAGATTCCGCGCACTCGCAGGCGACTCAAATCTTTCGGGATTCCTCTTGGATTCCCCTAG ATGCACTACTTCTTCAACCGGAGATGATCCTTGGGTGCTGCCGAGTCCAGCGTCCGTCTGCTCTATTCCTTCTATTACTAGCCCGAATACGTTTCGACTTGCACCCTCGGGAGATTGGCATAATGATGATACACCATCATCTCCTAGCACTCCCGATATAAGAACATCAGAAAAAGCATTTGAAGGTTGGGTTAGGCGGAG aaaaaccgCAAAAGAACTGTTTGCGAAGGAAGTTACTAATAAATGGCCAAAGTGTTGGATGTGTCTACGAGGGCCGTTCCTTAGTATCTACCCTAATCAATTT ACTCGCCGAGCAGACATGATCATCAATATTGCAAAATGCAGTGTTTCCGATGAAACCGAACTCAAAACCTCAAAGAAATT TGTTTTTCGTTTGTCGAGACCACCTGTGGAGCACCACTTTTCTTGTTATAGTCAGACCGACATGAGAACGTGA